Proteins from a genomic interval of Perognathus longimembris pacificus isolate PPM17 chromosome 14, ASM2315922v1, whole genome shotgun sequence:
- the LOC125363416 gene encoding translocon-associated protein subunit beta-like: MRLLELVVLALLAVTQAEEGARLLASKSLLNRYAVEGRDLILQYNIYNVGSSAALDVELSDDSFPPEDFGIVSGMLSVKWDQIAPASNVSHTVVLRPLKAGYFNFTSATIMYLSQEDGPVVIGSTSAPGQGGILAQREFDRRFSPHFLDWAAFGVMTLPSIGIPLLLWYSSKRKYDTPKTKKN, translated from the coding sequence ATGAGGCTACTGGAATTGGTGGTGTTGGCGCTATTAGCTGTCACTCAAGCAGAGGAAGGAGCCAGGCTTCTGGCTTCCAAATCGCTGCTAAACAGATATGCCGTGGAGGGGCGAGACCTGATCTTACAGTACAACATTTATAACGTTGGCTCAAGTGCTGCATTAGATGTGGAATTATCCGATGATTCCTTTCCTCCAGAAGACTTTGGCATTGTCTCTGGTATGCTCAGTGTCAAATGGGACCAGATTGCTCCTGCTAGCAACGTCTCCCACACTGTGGTCCTGCGCCCTCTCAAGGCTGGTTATTTCAACTTCACTTCTGCAACAATTATGTACCTGTCACAGGAAGATGGACCTGTTGTGATTGGCTCTACCAGTGCACCTGGACAGGGAGGAATCCTGGCTCAGCGGGAGTTTGATAGGAGATTCTCCCCTCATTTTCTGGACTGGGCAGCCTTTGGTGTCATGACCCTGCCCTCCATTGGCATCCCCCTGCTCTTGTGGTACTCCAGCAAGAGGAAATACGACACTCCCAAAACCAAGAAGAACTGA